tagaaataaatcaacataaagcaaaataaaagctgtAATTGCTAGGTATACATTaatagacattttaaaatgatttcagttatttattacaTTCAATTCTAAATTCAGGAATTCATTCATTGTGATTCATTAATAAGTCAACAACTCATTTGTGTAAAGGATGCATGTATTAGATTTACAAAACACAGGTATCTGATTTAAAGACAGGACGGTAGATAAAATGGAGTTATGACGGAAATTCAATCTGAGAGATTCACCCGcacctccagcttcatccaatGGCTCCTCCGTGCGTCTCCGcttcaaccaatcagcatcaagtccGCAGTAATCCTCAGCCAATAATCCTTCAAGGCTCTGCATTTAAAGTCCCCCATCCATGGATCTCCCTGTTCTCATCCGAGCTTCGACCCTCTCCACCGCATCGCCTCCATCCGGATTCTCAGCACCTCCATTTCCCTTATCGTCAGGCTtcctctccatcaccagtatcgGATCCCGGGGGAAGACAACTCTAATTCTAAGACGTTCATTCAAGTTTATGTCATTCTCAGCGTTTATGacttcctctggggtctgagcgccaaagaaataaacatccgttgtgtaacttctctaatcgcatgtttgtgtttcttattgtgtcGCTACAGGATTGAAATGAGTTTCAGATTCTGGCGTGAGATTAAGATTAATAGAtaagaaaacaacattaaaatacaatcccattcaaaaaatttgaatatgcattccaatgaggctcgtttgtcatgttaaaattaCCTTTCTAAACTAACAACCTCTAAGCAGGTACTAAACATACTTTATATTAACCCCACATTTctccattaaaaatgtttgttttcattagctgtaagcgaTAAATCATAATTATCAGAAATATgggctttaaaacatcagtctgtgtaaaTAGTCTATATAAAGTGTTTTCTTAGTGAGTTAAAATAGTGaataaaatgaacttttcagtaatattctaatttattgaatatgaccgTATGTTCAATGACCCTCCTTTGGGTCAGTCAGCCGGATTAAATTAAAGACTGTAGACAGATCTTGTAAATTCTTCATAAAACTAATAAGTCttcattactttgtgtttttattgcataTTAAATTCTCCACGTTCCTCTAAACAGTCCTCAGCGCGAACCTTTTATAACTGAACAATATGAGTAAAATATTatatgtttaattgttttttgaaaGATCGTATAGctcctgaaaaaagaaaatgaggttAGACAACaaacaacagagaaaaaacagacaaagcaTCAACATCCAGCTACCAGCCCAAGAACCTCTGGGTTGAGACAGTAAAGCAAGCCAAGGTACATTTATCTGAACAGAACCAGTCTCACATAGAATCATTCAAAGCGCGTTACTATCCAACTCAAGTCCTGCTTTCAGTCAGGTTAAAGTAGGATTTGTAGCAAAGTAAAAGTAAAGTGTTGCAGCATAAAGTGATCTTAGTAACCAGGTAAATTACTAAATGAATTAATAGAACATAGTATTCATGGTCTGTAGTCCTGCTTTTAGAGAAAACATTGGGGTTGTCTTGATTATGTAAGAGAAGCGCTCTTTACAACAAGATTGATAGACTGATGTCCGATTAGTGGGGAAATCCATTatgttacatttatatttttgtttttaagcccTAAAGAACCGTATTTAATACATGTTCTGTTATGCTGTGTAACAAGATCTTTATGGCGGACCAATTCTGCCATACTTAAGAATAAATTCACAattaattagtttaaaaaatgtattacctGCCCAATAGATAGTTTAACAAACTAATTACTGTGCcattaaatgtaacaaaataaataagaaaagttttatttagtAACTGATCAAAATAGCAGACGTAAACAGATATTTCAATTTCAATCTTTTGCTGTTGTAATTTATCTCTGCGCCTTTTTTAAAGGTCTCTCATTTATGGCAGATGTgagtttattaattattttcagtttctatattattttaaacttaaCTCTTAATCAGGACAGAAACCATCATTGAAtgacttatttaaaaaaagattaggACTGGCCATATGTACCACACTTTAATTTGGAAATCTGAAAATATACTTAAAGcatcattaaaaatgtttaaaaacgcTACAATGTTCAACGTTGaagtctgaaaatatgtttCCTCTGGTTAGATTAGGAAGACAGTGCGTCATTGAGTCATTTTGAAAACGGGTCCGTAAACGTGAAAACTACTCCGGCAGACTGAAGTATTTTCTCAGTTAGAGTCAACAGGATAAACCAGTGCCGTAGTAACACTGGGATAAACTATCCCAATTAACAGCGTCATCTACCACCAAGTCCGCAATGCTGCTGATTTCTTTAGCAGCAACACGACAGCAGTCAGCCGTTGACGGCGGCCAGTgttaccaggtgagaaatgtaggattatcgtactagagacgtaaaattatcgtattttgagggaaattatcgtacactcgtcataaccaaaacaacaagtctgttgatgtgttgaataacGTCTAATAGGAACTCGCAGCATTGTGACGTCAGAacggaatggatttatcaacatctgcagccccacagtgctgggctctgcttcttcttcttttcttttcctcgtttcctcaatcatgggcgggcgcagtggactattcagccaatcatggccgttgttctgaggccaacgcatcacgtcacacgtaggtcacatttagaaaagcacgattggctggaatttccagcatctGTTCCCGAAACTGGTCGCAGATGCCTtcagggttcacaaaaaaactccgatagactttggcgataggctgatgacaactgattacaaccacacattcacggaatggtcaaattatcgtacatttggcctttttttaggaatattgatcgtacatcgtacagagtgcaaaattatcgtacaaatacgataattatcgtacacctggcaaTGGCTATTTTCTTCTTCGTGGGTTTTAGTTTCTTTGGCGGTTGGCAAGAAACATAAGGTACACATTACTGCCACCTATTGGTATGGAGTGTTACTCAAAATTTCGTTTTGTGCACATTATTTTGCGTATGTGCtgtcaaaaatcatattttattaatcagctttgtttttctaaaacaaaataaactgattAGAATTTGAATACTTTCACTTTCTGAATCTCTCAGTAGTATGTTTgttaagtcagtcagtcagtaattttctaccgcttattccatagtgggtcacgggggagctggtgcctatctccagcagtctattggcgagaggcggggtacaccctggacaggtcgccagtccatcgcagatgtttgttaaatgtttttttattctttctaaATTGCTCCAACATTTCTTTCTCTCTCATTTCTccaacatattaaaaaaaatggttctattgtttcactctctccacaatgttaaaatgttcagtATCATGTTGATATCATAAGACAAAAAGGTAAGAAACCAAGGACTTGTATTTGGCACTTTGACACATCCGATCTATTTCTCGTTCTTGTTTCTGTCATTTAAAAATCTTCTTTAAAATCTCTATCATGGTCTCCCAAGTAGATCTAGAAAATATTATTCATGCATTCGTGTCATCCTGTTTAGAGTTTTGTAATGCCCTGTTCATAGGTCTGGACAGATCTTTAACTTCACTCCTCCAAACCATTCAGAACTCAGCAGCCAGTGAGTAAATTCTCTCATATCTCCCCAGTCTTATgctccttacactggctccaaGTTAAGTTTAGAATTAGATTTAACCTACAAGGGTCTAAATAGACAGGCTTCTAACTATTATTATAGAAATTAATCCTTTATCCTTCTTCTTGTCCATGAGTATTAAATATTCTTTTGTATCTGGTAGAATCAATGGTGGTATTACTGGTAAAGATACTGTTAGATCCAAAAATTGATTGCCAGTTGTGTTCTTCTCAGTGAAATGGGTTCATGGAaatcaaatatataaaaaaacaaaagtgctgggaaaaagaatatatgaataaattcacagctgttaaaaagtttaaagaaaaatagaaaaattagaagaaaaaaaacaagagcacAGAATTTAATAGAAATATCATTTTATTGCCTCAcagggaaattcaggtgtaccagcaacaaagtgaaaggcaaatggaggcatacaaatacacacaaggtaaaaaatataaaaacaaaaaataagtacAGTTTGGGAAAAACATGAGACAAAAAAGACTAACAGTGGAGAGATAAATTATAACTAGCTAAAGATTGAAACTGAGATATCAATTTTGTTTGATagtaatcaatcaatcaatcaataaatTAAGCTTTATGTAAAGCATGTTTCATACATAATGAAAACAACCCCAATGCTTTCTAAAAGCTGGACTACAGATGGTACCGTGGACCATGAATAGTTCAATCTAATAATCaagctgtttatttatttctgattaTTCTTTATTATGGCAGCATTGGTCCTCCATACTATATTTCCAAATCATTCATCATGAAGCTTTGATCCCTTGTTGTCCATTTCTCTTGATGCCAGACTTTTCAGTGTTGCCAGATTGGACAGGTTTTCACCCAGTTGGGCTTTTTTAGAACACGCTGGACTGGTTGCTAAAATTTGGGTtgcttttcacaacatttggtggtctttatttatcatttattctACAAGTATTTATAGGAAAATTCTATTAACATAGTTGCCATTGTGTGCCAGAACAGTACAAAGGAACAATTGTCTGGAAAATGTGTCCTTGCACTTATATAAttagttcattttttttaaatgtggagAATCTGTCGAACTTGACATCATCTATCAGTGATGATCTTTGTTCATTAAGTGTCCCTGTCAATTATATTGGTTAATGACAATTGTAGACAACCCTAATGGGGTTAAGAGTTAAACTAAGCAACGCAGGTGCCTTGGCCTGAagccttttatttttaacccTTTAAGCTCTaactacagaaataaataaatgaataaaacagaaatccGAGCGTAACTTCATCGTTTTAAAGAACATGGCGCCGCATTATTCATTATGAGTTTCAAGACGGCTTTTATTGCAGTGGGCGGGTTTTACAGTCATAAGGAAACCCGGTTTCAGCTATGACTGAAGGACCACGTTACGATGCTACTTGGAGGAAATCTAgtcttaattttctttcttgtaaCACGTGGAGGATCCTTTCAGAAAGGTGAGAATAAACTCTGTTTAGGCTTTTTTTATACGAAAAGTGGGATTTCTTTTCTGATTGTTCCCGACGCTGAAAGCATGTCTTTTATTGaatcaattaatttatttattctctgCTCCGATCTGAATGGAGTCATTTAGGACTGTGTTTTGGATTTTGAACAGAACCATTATGAGTTTAATTCATGAAGCGGTTCTGTTCAGTCTAGACAAAGCTGGCACAGTGCCATCCTTTAAACTGGCAGTTAGACTGGGCTCGTCGGGTGGAGATGATGTTTAAAGGGAGTAcgtgtatttaaaataaatgtactccTAATAGTAGTTGTTCATCAtactttttatttctacttGAATAATATTTGAAGTATTCATCTGAGAGCAGTTTTTGGCTCCACAGCTGCCTCGTTTTATTGCTATTTTCTATCTGCTGAGTCTAACACGTGGAGGACCAGTTAATATATAGTAGTTATAAAGTACATCTGCAGACTGGAGCAGGTTTCACTCATACCTACTTGTAGGTAGTGGTTTGAtttagctatttaaaaatacttCAATGTGAATATTAGTTTATATTTCTCTCAGACTACataatttctaataaataaatcttaaatgaCAATATTATGGCTACTCAGTGCTTGAGTTGTCTTCtgtaatcagagctatggaCCACACTGAAACTGCGACAAGGGCCCCATCTGTAAGTGAATATGCTTTTATGAATAgaaagcattttcattcaatatatgtgtAACCTATTGGTGATGTGCAAATGTCTCTCACTAATGCAATGTCATGGTGTGCAGAAATAGTCTCtctagtgtttttccactgaaagGAACCAGTTCTGTTCTTTAACTCTCACAGCATCTTTGCCATGGTAATTTGGACACATGGTTGGTGTATTTATACTACTTTACATATGTAACTACGGGCGGGGACCAGACGGTTCAACCACCATGTGCAGCTCAGGCCAGTTTCCCGAAAACTAGGATGTATGAAGGCCGAGTGGGAGTTGACATATCTACGCACAGTTTGTTACATCTGAATTTTGTTTATGGACCGCAAGTCAGAATTTCTCCTGCACACTCTTTagtacatgaggccccagaGGAGATACAGACTGGTTCAAGATGATTGGAAGGCAGTGAAAgctcaaataaaaaatttatacaACCAAACTATGCTGAATACCTTTTCTGAATGAACAACACCTGGAACCTTggagcagatgggctacagcagcagaatacCACACAGATCatcactcctgtcagctaagaacaggaaccTGAGGCTATAATTAACACAGGTTCACAAGCACAGATTGTAAAGATGTAGCCTGGTTTGTTGAGCATTGATTTCAGGTGCAGCGTTCAGATGATCGGGTCATAATTTGGTGTAAACACCaaaaaagcatggatccatgcTGCCTTGTTTCAAATggtcaggctggtggtggtttAATGGTGTGGGACCCCTAGCACCAAACGAGCGCTGTTTGCAGACCACAGCCTGCCTTAAGCATGGGTGGCGACCGTCTCCatctctttatgaccacagtgtacctatcttctgatggctgcttccagcaggataatgcaccatgccacaaagctcAACTCATCTCAGACCGGTTATTTAGCATGATGATGAGTTCACTGACCTCCAGTGGTCTTCATTCTCGAGATCTAAATCCCATAGAGCACTACTGGGTATAAGGTGGAACGAGAGATTCTCATCAATAATGTggagccaacaaatctgcagcaactgtgtgatgctgtcatgttaatatggaccagaatctctgaggaatgtttctgacaccttgttgaatctgtCATAAAGAAATAGTTTGGTTCTGAAGGAAAAATGGGTTTcaactagagggtgacacgggagtggattttctctcccatcccgctcccacagaaaaatgtcttgtcccatcccaatcccaggccagcataacgaaaaaaatcctgtcccgtcccactcttggtaaattgactcccactcccatcccgctcccattcagaacgactcccactcctgtgccactcccatttttgttttcttcatttagtcttttgacaatttctttctttgaaggaccagttaggtccctgtttttagctgtagtaaaggccagttaaagtaaaaagaataataatgaagaaataataaaatattaaacaaggaaacagaccatgactatcttagttgaataaacaaaatatacctagttgtattttacttatttattaagtgattgtttcctttgaacaatgacattacttttatgtttcaagttgctggaacgaaagaaaaatgtacctagtaagagaactgtacttgttgaacaaaaggacaaaaaggcattaccttcaaaatttagaaactgtaacTCAATGGTTcacaaccctggtcctcagggaccccttctctgcaggttttagatgtgtgtctgatccagaacacctgatttaaattctgacatgacctcctatacaggcatcaagaatggagggtcaaactggacaaatttaatacaataaaatcatcattaaataaataaatgttgtgaatgtcccataagtgaagtaaatgtaacatgaaagaaatgtaacattaaatgtgccattaaattaaaggtaccatttatttatttaatacatcattagaaacaataaatgtaccattatgtcatgaaatggactattatgcaattaaatgtgccactgaataattaagtataattttaaagacgacatgacgtaattagtggtacacttaatatttaatgatgtattaaatatattgtacatttaatggtacattcaatttttttctatttcacaacatatttatttaatatcttcccttgatgaagcctttctatatgGAGCccacgaggggacatggggggacttttttcttttttgtgtccccaTGCAATAGTCTTTGTGTTATTtcacaatactttgtgggatattttccaaaccagataagtgcaaaaatgaaacaaacactacacccgttttgagatttattgagttttattttgaaatcagccttaaataaaattatcttcaaatcagactaagggctgtgaaccattgaggtacagtttctaaattgtgaaggtaatgcctttttggccttttgttcaacaagtacagttctcttacaaggtgaatttttctttcattccagcaacttgaaacataaaagtaatgtcattgttcaaaggaaacgatcacttaataaataagtaaaatacaactatgtacattttgtttattcaactaagatagattctttttactttaactggcctttactacagctaaaaacagggacctaactggtccttcaaagaaagaaattgtcaaaagactaaatgaagaaaacaaaaatgggagtggcacaggagtgggagtagTTCTGAATGGGagtgggatgggagtgggagtcaatttaccaggagtgggacgggacaagattttttttgttatgctggcctgggattgggatgggacaagacatttttctgtgggagcgggatgggagagaaaatccactcccgtgtcaccctctagttcacatgcagcaattttgttggtcagatgagacttgacacatgttggtacttttggtttgatgaagagatgcagggttgatttaatccagaatctgtcttacaagtgtcccttaatcactggtgaacttgattacaactaaacacgttttacaagcagcagactgcgtgttaaaaccgctacattcaactctcctgaagttcggtaatatttgcgactttcctgtcagctctatgagtttaatagataagtccttatttctgactttacgttacaaatccaattttaccacgtccagttctccacctgcgtttgctccctccatcctgaacgcaggtggaaaacatcgagcagaagcactgttggcttgtgggtcgtgtagttcgtttgactcgcattatagtttaggcttcttggaaaaaaactacacaatggcggcgtcgattcaagtttttttttcttaaagtttataacaaagtctcagttttacatttccaaagacaattgatcctagtttattttccctcctattggttagctcccgctcccgtctgctccagtTCATTTTtcatcctgtaccgtcccaatcacgtgatctttactgatgctgtctcccgtcccgcgggatttGACCCGTGgaactcccgaaaaaatgtcagcctctagtttCAACCCAGGACTGCCAAGGTGTACTTAATAAACTACAACCCCTTTAGcactgggattttatatgagTCTGTAATATTATCTGgtctttattaattattattaggtACAAATTGTATTTAAATCTAACTTTAACTGCAGAAAAATACACTAGATTCCATTATTAAACAAAGAAGGAGCAACCATGTATTTTCCAGCGTCTTGAACCACGTTAATCTGCAAAAATGTTAACTACTAATTTCCTAAATGACTTTATCAGGGTTATATGATAGTGGAGGAATATTAGCTGatgcttctttttaaaaaggtttcagTTCATTGAGATTTCCAGGCTTGTTCAGGCTTGTTTCTCTCAGGTTTCCAGTAAAGCATTCCAGGTAGTTTGTGAGGTGGAGTTTTGCTGGTACTGCTGCAGACAAAACCAGTCCAAACTCTTGCTTTTATAAAAGTGGTCTCTCTTCATGTTGATCAGTTTATCAATGCATTTCATCAGCAACATCTAGCTGCTGCTACCACACTAAAATCCAATGGCAGCAGCaatagtttactttgttttcagCATATAACGTTTCCATCCCTGTTTAATAAATGATAGTTTGGAATCTGTGGCGTTTTACAACCTGATAAAGAGCAGATCACTTTCATCATGTCCTGATAGGTTGTTTTTATAACTCTATTTGCTGGCAGCTGTTTTTATGAAGTCCCTACATGTTGACTTTGAATAGCTAACTAACTCACTGGGACTATTTTAAAGCCTTATTAGATGGAGGggagggcttttattttgaaaagggaACAAAAATAGAAGTGGACCAAATTCTTTTTCCTTTGTTattgattttcttatcaaaTTGGGAGAGACGGCAATTCAttaaacaagagaaagaccggactttATCTTTATAAGTTTAGTCAAAGGCATACAGCGTTTGAAGACTCTGTCACTGAACAAGTCAGAAGAGCAGAGCAACGAACAAATATCACACacaagtatttataccaaaaatgagagtgttatctcaacttcaaagagtttgtgttttatggccctagacccttcccgggtcagaggtaacaacgttatttatgagggcacccatctaccctCCCTTAAAATATATCCCTTCacggagtgttaaccataaacctCCTGATAATGGATTTAGAGCCTCCTCCTCTTAAgtacaaaacacagaggtcagaggagagaggtgaataaaaggtcacacactttagaacacttgtaaaagaattttccattacacctTTCAAGGAAAAATTGTGCCAAGCATGACTGTTTCTCAATAAATGTGATGTTCCTGCTAAAGAAcacagagagaaataaaaaccCTCTCATAGAACTATACATGATATAAATGAAGTTACCCAGAtccatttattcttttattttatcctgCAGGTTTAGCAGaaccaataaaaacagagaagtCTGTGTTAGCAGCAgagggagaagatgctcctctCAGCTGTCAGCTCCTGGAAACTAAAAATGTCCAACAGGTCACCTGGCAGAAGATCTTGGAGAACACAGAGAGGAACATCTGCACCTACAGCGAGTTTTTTGGTGAAACTGTGGATCCTGACTTTAAAGAAAAGGTTCAGTTTACAGAAGTTGGACTGCAGAAGTCGTCCATAGTTATTAAGAGTGTTACAGAGCAGGATGAAGGATGTTATCTCTGTTTGTTCACCATCTACCCTGATGGAGCTCTGACAGCTGGGACCTGTCTAATGGTTTATGGTAAGAATCCAGCTGTATTACCGGGTTAATTTTAGAACTAAATTGTAGATGCTATTTGTCTCTTTTTGTTAAGTTTAGCTTtagtttattagtttactaatttgtttattttctaattGATTTTTAATTAGAGTTTTTGTGTAATTATAGTTGCTTAGAATAAATCTATTTGGGGTATAAATATGTAGGCTTTTTGCAAGATCAGCATGCAGGTGGGTGGTCCTATGGTTTTTATCAGGCTGTCAAGCAGTCATGGAGGCCTGTGACATGTATCGTATTGTTTGCTCGTCGACTTGGAATAAAACGACTACGGAAATACTGCGTAAACCACAAACCCATGGTGCATCTAGTGATTATTCGTGTAACATTTGCCTTTTGGTTGATCATTCCTAAGTTTCTTGGTTTTCAAGGACAAGAACTCACTATATAGATGTTAAGTAGATGTTCATCTGTTTTCTGCACAGAGCTGCATGAACCCATCCTTGATGTCAGAAAATCAAACTCTCCTGCAGAGTCAGTTGTGTCCTGTTCAGCCACAGGTCGACCTGctccctctgtaacactgacTGTTCTCCACCAGAACCTCAGCTTCTCCCAGTACAACTCCACCAGTGTGACCAACAGCAACGGTACGGTCACCATCACCACCACAGCTCTGCTGTCAGCTTTCAGCAGCACAGAGGTTGGATGTTCAGTGTCAGTTCTCTCTGCTGCTCCCAGAGAGCTGCTGGTCACCGTTCCTGGACTCACAGAGACGTCTGAAGATGGTGAGGAACTCTTTCAAACAATCACATTTATTGAGAGAAGATCCGTTTGgggttctgtttgttttctttgacagGTTTAGATGAACACTCTGGATTAATCATTGATAAGAGGCAAGAGTCTAAATATCTGAGTAAGTTCCTCCTCTTGTGATGCTGCCTGATTTCTGTTTGCTTTGATGatccattaaacatttttattctttttctcaaAGTTTTCAACTCAATCCTGGTTGTAGTTTTTCTAATTCTGGcctgcttcgatagcggcctttagctcatccagagtgttgggtcttgagtctctcaacgttctcttcacaatatcacacagattctcaatggggttcaggtaaggaaagttggcaggccaattgagcacagtgataccatggtcagtaaaccatttatcagtggttttggcactgtgagcaggtgccaggtcatgctgaaaaatgaaatcttcatctccataaagcttttcagcagatggaagcatgaagtgctccaaaatctcctgatagctagctgcattgaccctgcccttgataaaacacagtggaccaacaccagcagctgacacggcaccccagaccatcactgactgtgggtacttgacactggacttctggcattttggcatttccttctccccagtcttcctccagactctggcaccttgatttctgaatgacatgcagaatttgctttcatccgaaaaaagtactttggaccactgagcaacagtccagtgctgcttctctgtagtccaggtctggggaatgcggcacctgtagcccatttcctgcacacgcctgtgcacggtggctctggatgtttctactccaaactcagtccactgctttcgcaggtcccccaaggtctggaatcggcccttctccacaatcttcctcagggtccggtcacctcttctcgttgtgcagcgttttctgccacactttttccttcccacagacttcccactgaggtgccttgatacagcactctgggaacagcctatttgttcagaaatttctttctgtgtcttaccct
This DNA window, taken from Girardinichthys multiradiatus isolate DD_20200921_A chromosome 24, DD_fGirMul_XY1, whole genome shotgun sequence, encodes the following:
- the LOC124861186 gene encoding OX-2 membrane glycoprotein-like: MLLGGNLVLIFFLVTRGGSFQKGLAEPIKTEKSVLAAEGEDAPLSCQLLETKNVQQVTWQKILENTERNICTYSEFFGETVDPDFKEKVQFTEVGLQKSSIVIKSVTEQDEGCYLCLFTIYPDGALTAGTCLMVYELHEPILDVRKSNSPAESVVSCSATGRPAPSVTLTVLHQNLSFSQYNSTSVTNSNGTVTITTTALLSAFSSTEVGCSVSVLSAAPRELLVTVPGLTETSEDGLDKQTGSSDRRSRWPLIIPFIMMMMMMMGVIFIFLLRKGLQRRNNKHSQDATGNQKPDSSAVSDNKDLRLRTSERQK